CTCACAAGATAAGTAAATTAAACGCATCATATTTGATTCGAATAAAGGATAGAAGAAAGAATAGCTCTCGGTCTTACTGATACGGATACAAAGGAAGGAATTGTTGCCGGCTGGGGCAGCATAGTTGGTTACAGATGAGCGAAATTGCAAGAAGGAAGGAATTGCTACAAAAATCTCTCTAGAAATGTCACAAAACACAAGCTTAATATCGATCACAGCCTAGACCAGTTCGATGTAAGCCATAGGAGCATTATCCCCACGCCTCGGTAATGTCCTGATTATCCTAGTGTACCCTCCTTCTCTGTCCCCGTACCTCTCCCCGACCTCAGCAAATAAGGCATGGACGATTTGCTTTTCGTATACGAAGCCAAGGGCTTGTCGTCTCTTGTGCAGGGTCCCGTCTTTAGCCAGTGTGACCATCTTATCGACATACTTCCTCATTGCACTAGCCCTGGCCCGGGTGGTCTTTATGCGACCATACTTGAGAAGCTGAGTAGTCAAGCCTCGTAGAAGAGCCTTGCGCTGGTCGGGAGGCCGGTTGAGCTTGGGCACCTTCCTCCCGTGTCTCATGGCAAAGAAACGGCTACCATTGTCGACCGTGGGGAAGCAGTGCTCAAAGCTAAATGAATCTACAgtgtttggaaaaaaaaatatgggGACAGGGATCAAATCAACCTTATGGTAATGTACAGTACAAAAGGGTTTAATTCCATCAACATACTACATCAAAGATAATGATAATAAGATAACAATTGGTAATAGCAAGATTTGCAATCATCATCACCATAAAGGAGAATAGGTAGAACTAACACTATGAAAGAGAAGAATTGAGCTAAAACAAACATATTCTTATCAATTCATTCCACAGGCCAACAAAATCAAAGTATTTTCAGTAGTATCAAATCCCTCCAATTAGACTCTGAGAAGCAAACTTTGACATTCTTCCTTTTTTTGACAATCACATTttccaattcattcatttaTTATCGAAGACAATCACATTTTCGaattcattcattttccaaTATGTATATCAGTTAAAAACTTTTACCTCGAAATTATCCATCCGAAAACCCCTAATATACATACAAGTAAAATTGAGCGAATAGAAACCATCGCAAAATCACTGATTAAACAAAAAAGTGTAATTCCATCGACAATTCACCGAGAAGATGGTATAAATTTATTGATAGTTTTTTTTGTCGTACCTGGAGAAGAGAAGATGGGCAGCAACGGAGCGAGACCCACAAAGGAGTTGAGCGGCCTTGGGCCAGACTTAGGGCGAGCGATTTTGAGGTTTGAGGGAGAGAAGCCGTTGGGAAAGCAAATAGAAGGAGGGGATGGGAGAGCAGCACGTAGAGAAGAGAGGCTAAACGTTGAAGCAGACGCCATTGTTGGATATCTTGCTATCCCCTGGTTTTGAGTTTGGGTGGAAGATATGCCGCTCAGTTTTTTATATGGATAATTGCACATTGCCCCCTAGCCTttggattattttaatttctatgGACTTCCGTTTTGCAAATTTGAAGAAGagttttttaatactattaaatttatttttattaggataggagttttttttaaataaattaggtTAGTATAAACTTTATTAAGAAATTAACCctgattttggatttttttaggGCAAAACTAATTTGAAAATTGGATCCATACCACCGAACACGTTGTCAGATACTCCATTCCCGCCTCCAACCACCATTGCGCCCATTCTCTCGCCTTATCCAAGGTCAGATTTTGATCTTAATCAACACATACACACACGCGCACATATATGTATGCTTGTTTGTAGAATAATATTGAACTTCATTTGCTTAACTTGTTGCTTGGGAAACCAACGAAATGAGCTCGGGAAGTAGCTATTTTGTTGGATTATATAAGTAGTAGTAGTTGATAGTGATAATCGCTGCTGAATTGGTGTGTGATTTCATATGTTAAGAGTCCGTTACCGTGATCATTGCTAGTGATAACAGTGATTAATCTTTTTCCACTTGCTTGAGTGGTATATTAGCTGGACAAGTGTATAATACAGGCACAATTTGATGGATTGAATAATTTCATGCTTGTTTGATCATGTAATTCCTTAAATACTCGGTTTTAGATTCGAGTGTAGTCATTTTAGTTTCATTGTATTCTGTTGAATTTTAATGATCGTGTATGTGGTTGGTTATACTGGGAGCTTTATGGATGTATGGTAATTTGGTGGTGGATGtaggcatttcatttttttctatttttcacaAAAGGCCGAGAGCATTGTTCAGCTTGTTCCCGAATTTAGTTTGTGGGTGCCTGGCCTTTCCTAGTCTATTCTGTTGTTTATTTCCGTATCAGCTATATGCAGCCATTTGCGTCTGTTTTATGGAATATGCAATGACATTCTGtaatatgaaaacaaaaatggaagggcaaaagaagaaaaagtggATATGTTCTGCTAATCCCAGTTTTGTAGGGGGTCCATTTTTAGATAAACTATGAGTTGAACTGAAGGAAGGAAGTAAGAAGAGAATGgatattcttttctaaatgAGAGTGAAGCATCTTAGTGAGAAAATAAGTGTATGGTTTTGTCTTGATATATTTTGGCACAACTTATCTTGTTGCTTGGTTTTGGTTATTATACTTTGGCATCTGCTAACCATTAGTTACATGAATAAAGATACTCACTATTACTGTATAGGCTACTGTGAAAGTAATATGGGGAATGCAAAGAGCATGAATTTATACTAATGTCCCTCTCGTAAGTGTGTCGTCAACAATAGCCAGCTTTGTGTTTGTTTTGAAAGGGTTTTTTGTTGTGGTTCAAACTTCATTCAGAGTTTTATGTCCTTCCTTCTTCATTCAGAATCAATACTGAAGAATCATGTGTGCTGTTCAAGTGCTGCTTAGCTGTTTTACTCATGCCTGCTGAACCATTTCAATTAAGATGGCTCATTCTATCCTGAGATCATTTTTAAGATTCCCTAACGGTGGCATCTGCAGTTTCACAAAGCCCGCTTGTGCTTACTCCCAGTGGCATGTCAGTTTTTACTTTAATAGGAGAGCTAATAATAGTAGGATTTCGGATGGAGTAACAAGTTTCCACCTTGTTAAAGAAGCTAATATTAAAGGGTATCCCAGTGGAGCTATAGTGGCATGCTCTAGAAACTACAATTCAAATGTTACTAGTACTTCTGAGACTGTCGATGGTAGCAAGTACCTAGCAATGACAGATGAGAAGCTAATGAGTCAGTGCGAGATGGATACATTTAAGGTATCAGGTCCAGGGGGACAGCACCGCAACAAGCGTGAGTCTGCTGTGCGTCTCAAGCATCTTCCAACAGGAATCACAGCTCAGGTTCATGTAGACCGTAGACAGCATGCTAATGTTTGTCCTTCGTTTATCTATCCACTTATTTCTGTATTTGTACTTTGATATCAAACAGGCATCAGAGGATGGATCCCAACACAAAAATCGGGTGGCAGCACTTTCCCACTTGCGTAAACTTTCAGCTCTCAGAGGTGCACATTTATAATATTTGGAACCATTTACAGACTTACTTTTACTCTAATGAATGAATGCTGATTTCCATTAGATCTGGAATTGTAATTTGCACATGAGTGAATACTATTCCTTCTGTCTAGTTAGGAACACTATCGACCTTGAAACATATGTACCTCCTCCAGAACTTGTTCAGATTCTACCAACGAAGTTCACTATCAGATTGGACAAGGGGTCTCAAATTGGACCGAATAACCCCAAATTTGCTCTGGTTCGCCTTAATGCCTTCTCTGTTCTCATTATGTCCAGCTCTCATTTTTGCCAACACAACACAATTATAATTTGATCATTTATATGTCCAAAATTTTCAGGGAATGCAATCTTTGATTGACCTTTATATTTGCAGTTGGAGGTTCTGTTTCAGATGCTGCAAAGAAAGTAGGGTACTCTGAACAAACTTTAAATTATAAATCGTTTTTCATGCTTTTGGTTGTCACTTCCTTAGAAGTCCTAAAGTCTTCCGACCGATGATCGTTAGGCTGAGCACTGGAGCTTTATCACGGTTGATATTATTGGATGATTCTCTTCGACAAGCAGTCAATTAATTCAGGGTTGAAAAGGTAACTTTTTATACATCATACGTTGATATTACAACTTAAGCTGAGATACGTTACAACTTTTGTGGACTGCCTTATTATATGATATGCTGCTTGACAACCTCTGCTTAACATTACATTGCAACATTTGTGGATTATCTTAGGGTATGAAGCCTCTCATGTAGGACTCTCACTAGACGTAGCCAAATGTTTCGGGTACTGTTTCTCCATAAAATCTGACGCCCCTTATATTTTCATGGGCAAATAGGTGTAAGAACCATGAACTTTTCCCCAAAAAATTGTATTTTCCTCGAATTTTAAAAGTGGTGGGAAATACCATGAGCTTTGGATGATGTGTCGATTTCCCTTGAAGTTAACTTTCCAGCCAATTTTAATGGACGTGGCTTGTCGGATGTTCTACGTGTAACCCCCGGAAGGTGAACAAAATGCGGCTAAATTCCACGAATGTACGTCATGGGAGAtgatatccgccatttgtacccggaaaaaaaacatttccagtGATGGGAAAGACGCGTGAGGCTCTCGCGTCTTTGATAAAGCAAACACGCGATAGTCTCTTGCGTGTATACAAAACACGCGTTACTCTCATGCgtgttttaattaaacacgcatCAAGCTCATGCGTGTTTGAAAACACCCGATCGGGTGAATTTCCAGTTTcaaacacccggccgggtgaaatatTTAAGACAGGAGGAGTCCAGAGagaacacccggtcgggtgattttAACTTtcaaatcacccggccgggtgaaattcGTGTTTCAAAATACGCAAGAGGCTCACGCGTCTTTCCCATCACTGGAAACATTTTTTtccgggtacaaatggcggatattATCTCCCATGACGTACATTCGTGGAATTTACCCAACAAAATGCACCGTTTACAAAGTTATGCAAGAGAGTTGCCAAAGTAGTGCTTAAGTGGAGAATATTgccttaatttattattattgttttgtttataatttcatttgtaTGAAATGCAAAGAGATGTAAAAGTACTTTCATCTTTGGAGAATCATAATGAATGATAATTCCTGGGGACCATTTTTAAAGGAGTATCATTAAATTTTACTGCATTTCTTACTATCACAATTTGCAGAACACTTCTCTTTCTTCCCTTCATTTGTCAAACAAATTGGTACAGTGAACGTGGCAAGAAATGGCTACGCACAAGAACGAGTGAGTCTAAGTTTTAGAGAAAGCAATGTAGGAACAAAACCACCGTTTTGAGGAGCAATGTTGAGAGATCGGGAATTTCATCATCAACATACATGGAACCTTTGTTCCTAAAGGTTCAAGCCATTCCACGACAACAAGGAAAAATGGCCAGCGTGCAGGTTGCGCTCATTGCTCTATCCACTCCAGCCATGGCGTGGATTCAAATCCTCATACGACGTTCGCCATTTGTTACTTTTGCAGACTTTGCATGTGAACTCCAAAAGCGGTTTGAAATTAGCTCCACTTTGAACCCTACAAAGCGCTACGTCCCACTACGCAGGATCTGCTGCATTTGAGAGTCGACCTGCGCTGCTTCCAAAGCTAACAGATAAACAATACCTCGGTTTTTTCTGGGGGAGACTATAACCCCGCATACGGTTATAAATAAAGATTCAAACATTGCAAGCTCTGATGTGTGGTTTAGATGGCAAAATTAATTGACTTTTTCGACAATCCCTTCGCGTACACACCTAGGCTGATGGCTTCACCCCAACCTCGAGCTCCATCCTATGAACGGTAGGGAGCGCACCTGTTAGAGGTCATAAGGCCATGAATGAACCATTTGCCGACGTAACAAGGTACTACACCCTTTATACCCCGTGAGCCTCGGCCATTTCTTGAACCAAGTTGCCCGCAACCACCTAACAAAACATTAGTGACCATGCCCTCAGTTTCAGGCAGCCATGAGGGCGTCTCGATCACGACGTGTGATGAGGTTTGTGCATTGACTTTCCTAGCTAGATGACTTAACCAATAGAAAGTGATAAAACAAGAAAACAGCGTACACATTGTCTCCAAAGCGATTACAGAACGTAAGGTTTTGTGCATTGAGTTTTTCGAAATGACTTAaccaaagaaaaaggaaaaggaacaAAAAGGGATATAGACTTGAAAGTTCATACATATGCATTGACGTGGTGGGTGAAGAATGAGATATACCTAGCTAGCTACATATTCTTACTCTTATAGAGCgtttactaaataaataaaaatattaatgagTAAGAAATTTGAAATATCTTATAGTCatggattaattttataatttgagaTCACATTCAGTTTCAATGTGATGAAGATAATTAAAATCATTCAATCATGTACTAGTATAGTCAATCCTGAACAATACAAAGGCTGCCTACTAGCCCTTCGTCAACCGATTCTGAACACAAATATCCATACACATCTTAACGATTCTGAACACAAATATCCATACACATCTTAACTCGGAAAGGTGATCGGACAAAGAAATGTTATTAATCTTATCCCTACATATGTAAACACTAACTTAAACCCTAGTTATATAAAAACACCTCCCACTGCTTATTGGTAGTGGATAGCATTATTGAGTTGAGTTCAAAATGTGTTCTTATTTTAGCAGTTTCAACACAGACACATGTGATGTAAATATTTATAGGCTGGTCGGAAATAGAAGATAAAATCACCGTATACTGAGTATAACTACAGTAGAATAATGTTTCCCTATTGAAGAAAACTATTGCATATAATACAAGAAACATGGCCTGTACATAAACAGGCCAATCACATGTATGTAAATGAGATGATTCACAAAAAGCTGATAAAGCTAAACATTATCATGTATAGAAAAAATTATcacattaaaaggaaaaggaaaacagTCATAGACATCACAGATCAGATACATACAACACAACACCCCTAAAACTATATAGTAGTATGATGATTTATAAATTTAGGGTATGtagatattttaaaataataaagaagaGTGGGAGCTAGCTAGGGTATTACCAGATCTAGAGAAGCTGCAGCTGCAAAATGCCAGCATTTGTAATCAGAATAAAGGCGTGAGGAATGAAGCCTGG
This sequence is a window from Salvia splendens isolate huo1 chromosome 14, SspV2, whole genome shotgun sequence. Protein-coding genes within it:
- the LOC121765384 gene encoding 50S ribosomal protein L17, chloroplastic, whose product is MASASTFSLSSLRAALPSPPSICFPNGFSPSNLKIARPKSGPRPLNSFVGLAPLLPIFSSPDSFSFEHCFPTVDNGSRFFAMRHGRKVPKLNRPPDQRKALLRGLTTQLLKYGRIKTTRARASAMRKYVDKMVTLAKDGTLHKRRQALGFVYEKQIVHALFAEVGERYGDREGGYTRIIRTLPRRGDNAPMAYIELV